In the Topomyia yanbarensis strain Yona2022 chromosome 3, ASM3024719v1, whole genome shotgun sequence genome, one interval contains:
- the LOC131691283 gene encoding vacuolar fusion protein CCZ1 homolog, producing MSTPVMKAALSLRSFFIFNSSFGPKEGEEEKKILFYHPQETDIDSKVKDVGLCEAIIKFSSTFTTDESVQALHTQKTCQLYHQPEPGFWMVMILNVPFERKSRDSGDYNEYHGDDIHDIVYRAVLKHSYRLFHLFNGTFESNLAGEDLSAVANLIGHLEEFYGKYILQLKLKDCDVLDALGSVQYLPLNQLLFLRVQNFINMIEATFEPIKQCIFLYDEHIIWSGINPTDLYTIYEYLNGSMFSNSPGQERSRKIHIKIAGQDKAFNFMVCRKVQHITLCLFLEPVENEQALYHELNAVINPQLTSISSDITQHLSQQSCLENGSSKDDCSSTPKFIFFNELNLHHRGTVRLGIQKKYQSGGSIPHDVMNLIVDLLNDSRKNNCNIVEETILKTHEDFWVVKRSCNSRHVFIVLNKSSTLIDVSEETKRILDQNMKGVFF from the exons atGTCTACGCCAGTAATGAAAGCCGCGCTTTCACTACGCAGCTTTTTCATCTTTAATTCCAGCTTCGGACCAAAAGAAGGCGAG GAAGAGAAAAAAATACTATTCTATCACCCACAAGAAACCGATATCGATTCTAAAGTAAAGGATGTTGGACTTTGCGAGGCGATTATCAAGTTTAGCAG CACATTTACTACCGACGAGAGTGTTCAGGCTCTGCATACTCAAAAAACCTGTCAGTTATACCACCAACCGGAACCAGGCTTCTGGATGGTTATGATACTTAATGTACCGTTCGAAAGGAAAAGTCGCGATTCGGGAGATTACAATGAATACCACGGAGATGATATTCACGACATTGTTTATCGAGCGGTACTGAAGCATTCCTATCGCTTGTTTCACCTGTTCAATGGTACCTTTGAGAGTAACCTAGCAGGGGAAGACCTCAGCGCCGTTGCCAATTTAATAGGACATTTAGAAGAGTTCTATGGCAAATACATTCTGCAACTGAAGCTAAAAGATTGTGACGTGCTTGACGCATTGGGTAGTGTTCAGTATCTTCCATTGAACCAGCTGCTATTTTTGAGGGTTCAGAATTTCATCAACATGATTGAGGCTACGTTCGAACCGATCAAGCAATGCATTTTCCTTTATGATGAACACATAATATGGAGTGGAATTAATCCGACTGACCTGTACACGATCTACGAGTACCTGAATGGTTCAATGTTCTCCAATTCCCCCGGACAGGAACGTTCCCGTAAAATTCACATTAAAATAGCGGGACAAGACAAGGCTTTTAACTTCATGGTTTGCAGAAAAGTGCAGCACATTACCCTGTGTCTATTTCTGGAACCAGTAGAAAATGAACAGGCTCTTTATCATGAGCTGAACGCTGTGATAAATCCGCAGCTGACCAGTATCTCGTCGGATATTACCCAACACCTTTCACAACAGTCTTGCCTGGAAAATGGATCCAGCAAGGATGATTGCTCATCAACCCCGAAATTTATCTTTTTCAACGAACTGAACCTGCACCACAGAGGAACGGTTCGATTGGGTATCCAGAAAAAATATCAATCGGGTGGAAGTATTCCGCATGATGTGATGAACTTGATTGTCGACTTGCTGAACGATTCTAGAAAGAACAACTGCAACATTGTGGAGGAAACCATTCTTAAGACCCACGAAGATTTTTGGGTAGTGAAGCGAAGTTGTAACTCGAGGCACGTGTTTATAGTGCTGAACAAAAGTTCCACGCTGATAGATGTCAGCGAAGAAACGAAGCGGATTCTGGACCAAAACATGAAGGGGGTGTTCTTTTGA
- the LOC131692519 gene encoding signal recognition particle receptor subunit beta, whose translation MEKINRKSAARASIQLGELDYTPILLGCIVILVTLVLLYVWKKKRSARTDVLLMGLCDSGKTLLFSQLILGEAKETFTSTKENLGYLATAQGELRVVDIPGHERLRGTFFDQYKNFAKAIVFVVDSVTVQKDVRDVAYFLYTVLADKATNNLPCIVLCNKQDETLAKGDSVIKSLLEKEINVVRQTRKSQLQSVDQNNTDSVFLGKPDKDFDFSQVSQTVKFVPCSAQEVQLDDLITFLDTL comes from the exons ATGGAGAAAATCAACCGTAAATCAGCAGCCAGGGCATCGATTCAGCTGGGCGAGTTGGACTACACCCCGATTCTGCTGGGATGTATCGTGATTTTAGTGACACTGG TGCTGCTGTATGTTTGGAAAAAGAAACGTTCCGCCCGTACGGATGTGCTGCTGATGGGACTGTGCGACTCTGGCAAGACACTACTGTTTTCACAATTGATATTGGGCGAGGCGAAAGAGACGTTTACGTCCACCAAGGAAAATTTGGGTTACTTGGCGACCGCCCAGGGCGAACTTCGCGTGGTAGATATTCCTGGCCACGAGAGACTGCGAGGAACGTTTTTTGATCAgtataaaaatttcgctaaagccATCGTGTTTGTGGTTGATAGCGTTACGGTGCAGAAGGATGTTCGGGATGTTGCTTA CTTCCTGTATACAGTCTTAGCAGACAAAGCGACGAACAATTTGCCTTGCATAGTTCTTTGTAACAAACAAGATGAAACGCTAGCCAAGGGAGACTCCGTTATTAAAAGCCTCCTTGAGAAGGAAAT tAACGTTGTGCGTCAAACGCGAAAAAGCCAGCTGCAATCGGTGGACCAGAACAACACTGATTCCGTCTTTCTGGGGAAACCTGACAAAGACTTTGACTTTAGTCAGGTGTCTCAAACCGTCAAATTTGTGCCCTGTTCCGCTCAGGAAGTCCAGTTGGATGATTTGATCACATTTCTGGATACGTTGTAA